One stretch of Chitinophaga pendula DNA includes these proteins:
- a CDS encoding MATE family efflux transporter, translating into MNSLLVRTRSVFNLFKIALLGTEKNFTTSSVTRAAFLLSLPAMIELLIESMFVVVDLLYVSRLGDSAITIAGMIGTVILVIYSIPVGLNIAASSLIARRIGERKPRAAGLTAVQSIYTGLIAAILFGGLAILFNKQIFLGIGASEQLAAEGDLYSKIRFGCIIFLTLRVLMNGIFRGSGDAAMAMRAFLLAFLINTIAGGIFIFGFGPIPAMGLVGAAIGNGIGNMTAVCYQFWYLSRKRNALVIGRNQLMIVPSIMKRLLQLGAAGTLQYLIPASSWLLMITIVSKLGEATLTGYIIADRIIICATLPAWGIANAAGVLTGQNLGAGRPDRAEQSVWKTGLFNMCFLGFISLMLMLFTPEITGIFTSDPAVQEQAILYLRCMTVAFFFFGYTMVISRSLNAAGLVYVVTLMYVLMFYIVQLPLAYFLGVKMEMGSKGIFGAILLSEIVLAAGCVIIFRSGKWKTIRI; encoded by the coding sequence ATGAATTCCCTGCTCGTAAGAACACGTTCCGTCTTTAACTTATTCAAGATCGCACTGCTGGGTACAGAGAAAAATTTTACTACCAGTAGCGTCACCCGGGCTGCTTTCCTCTTATCGCTCCCCGCTATGATAGAGCTCCTCATAGAGTCGATGTTTGTCGTGGTGGATCTTTTGTATGTTAGCCGGCTGGGAGATAGTGCGATCACAATAGCAGGCATGATCGGTACCGTAATACTGGTGATCTATTCTATCCCCGTCGGCCTGAATATAGCAGCGAGTTCACTCATCGCCCGCAGGATCGGTGAACGAAAGCCAAGAGCCGCTGGCTTAACGGCCGTACAATCTATCTACACCGGACTCATTGCTGCAATATTGTTTGGCGGACTGGCCATCCTTTTTAATAAACAGATTTTTTTGGGGATAGGAGCATCTGAACAGTTGGCCGCTGAGGGAGACCTCTATTCAAAGATCCGTTTCGGCTGTATCATATTTTTAACCTTACGTGTCTTAATGAACGGTATCTTCAGGGGCTCAGGCGATGCCGCCATGGCAATGCGCGCTTTCTTGCTGGCATTTCTCATCAATACGATAGCCGGGGGCATCTTTATATTCGGATTTGGACCTATCCCTGCTATGGGGTTAGTCGGTGCGGCAATTGGCAATGGAATTGGTAACATGACAGCTGTATGTTATCAGTTTTGGTACCTCAGCAGAAAACGTAACGCATTGGTGATCGGACGTAATCAACTGATGATCGTGCCATCCATCATGAAGCGGCTCCTTCAGCTTGGTGCCGCAGGTACATTGCAATATCTGATACCGGCTTCCAGCTGGCTACTGATGATAACGATCGTCTCAAAGCTGGGCGAGGCAACGCTGACCGGCTATATCATTGCCGATAGGATCATTATTTGTGCTACATTACCAGCTTGGGGAATTGCGAACGCCGCAGGTGTACTGACCGGCCAGAACCTGGGGGCAGGCCGACCCGACCGTGCCGAACAGTCCGTCTGGAAGACAGGCCTGTTCAATATGTGTTTCCTCGGTTTTATCTCATTAATGTTAATGCTCTTTACCCCGGAAATAACCGGAATATTTACCAGCGATCCCGCTGTACAGGAGCAGGCAATACTTTACCTGCGTTGCATGACTGTCGCCTTCTTTTTTTTTGGATATACGATGGTGATCTCACGTTCCCTAAATGCGGCCGGGCTGGTATACGTTGTTACATTGATGTATGTATTAATGTTTTACATAGTACAGCTCCCCCTGGCATACTTCCTGGGAGTCAAAATGGAAATGGGGTCAAAAGGTATTTTCGGTGCCATACTACTTTCTGAAATAGTACTGGCTGCAGGATGCGTCATCATTTTCCGCAGCGGAAAATGGAAAACTATCCGTATATAA
- a CDS encoding lysine N(6)-hydroxylase/L-ornithine N(5)-oxygenase family protein, whose product MDTKQVYTIIGIGIGPFNLGLAALLQPVKEISALFFDKTDEFNWHAGLMLNNTTLQDPFMGTDLVTMADPTSEYSFLNFLKQTGRLYRFFIRHDFYMLRREYNVYCQWVARQLNSCRFSHEVTAVNYNDGLYEIAVLNKRSRETTTYYAEKIVLGTGTQPSLPGFVNKADMPGLIHSSEYLTHKEGILRKGELTIVGSGQSAAEIFYDLLPETQSGFRLNWFTRSDRFFPMEHSKLTLEISSHNYVEYFYNLAPQQRAKILKTQASLSKGINYSLIDQIYDMLYEMTVGGERVNVLLRANCELRAITAAMEAERYTLDFMHVQQQQEFTHEAGPLLLATGYRYNEPVCLSGIAHRIDRNEDGSFNTHRNYTIDVNHNEIFIQNAETQTHGFTAPDLSLGAYRNSWIINALSGREIYKLEKEVAYQHFGNAAVALESVTY is encoded by the coding sequence ATGGATACCAAACAAGTATATACGATTATTGGGATAGGTATAGGGCCTTTTAACCTCGGGCTCGCCGCATTATTACAACCAGTAAAAGAGATATCCGCATTATTCTTTGATAAGACAGATGAGTTCAATTGGCATGCAGGATTAATGCTGAACAATACGACTTTGCAAGATCCCTTTATGGGCACAGACTTGGTAACGATGGCAGATCCTACCAGTGAATACAGTTTTCTTAACTTCCTGAAACAAACAGGGCGGTTGTATCGGTTTTTTATCCGGCATGACTTCTATATGCTTCGCCGGGAGTATAACGTCTATTGTCAGTGGGTGGCCAGGCAACTCAACAGCTGCCGCTTTTCTCATGAAGTAACAGCTGTTAATTACAACGATGGACTATATGAGATAGCGGTACTGAATAAACGTAGCAGGGAAACAACAACTTATTACGCAGAAAAAATCGTATTAGGAACTGGAACACAGCCATCTCTCCCCGGTTTTGTAAATAAGGCCGATATGCCTGGTCTGATCCATTCGTCTGAATACCTGACCCACAAAGAAGGAATATTGAGAAAAGGAGAGTTGACAATAGTTGGCTCTGGCCAAAGTGCAGCGGAAATTTTTTATGACTTGTTGCCGGAAACCCAAAGTGGGTTCCGGTTAAACTGGTTTACCCGTTCAGACCGGTTTTTTCCGATGGAACATTCAAAACTAACATTGGAGATCAGCTCGCATAATTATGTAGAATATTTCTATAACCTGGCACCGCAACAGCGGGCCAAAATACTCAAGACACAAGCATCGCTCTCAAAAGGAATCAACTACAGCCTGATCGACCAGATCTATGATATGTTGTATGAAATGACAGTAGGAGGGGAGCGTGTGAATGTGCTATTACGCGCAAACTGTGAGCTGAGGGCTATCACTGCTGCGATGGAAGCAGAGCGTTATACACTGGATTTTATGCACGTACAACAGCAACAGGAATTTACACATGAAGCCGGTCCGCTGTTGTTGGCAACAGGTTATCGATACAACGAACCGGTCTGCTTAAGTGGAATTGCGCATCGTATCGATCGTAATGAAGATGGTTCGTTTAATACCCATCGGAACTACACCATAGATGTTAATCACAACGAAATCTTTATACAAAACGCAGAAACCCAGACACATGGATTTACTGCACCAGATCTTAGTTTGGGTGCATACCGCAATTCCTGGATCATTAATGCGCTCAGCGGCCGGGAAATTTATAAACTGGAAAAAGAAGTGGCGTATCAGCACTTCGGTAATGCTGCCGTAGCATTGGAATCAGTTACTTACTGA
- a CDS encoding prolyl oligopeptidase family serine peptidase, translating to MRIVSSIIIAVYLCTAISGAQAQLALPERTALSYPKTDKVNVTDNYFGIEIADPYRWMENDTSGNLSRWISAQRSLTNDYLSSLPYRQQMKDYLSATWNYAKETQPVRVGDHYFFTRNDGIQDQSVWYLKKGINGKEMLLLDPNKLSGNGTAAATMLGFSKNGRYLAYAVATAGSDWNTIHVMDINTRQVLSDQLQWVKFPRAAWRGEGFYYSRYPATQESAVGSAMNTLNQLYYHRIGTPQSQDSLVFEDRSNPQLSVGALVTADERFLIISTLPGSFLGFKLTTSTGNALHYQDLSISGSRIMPLVKGYDHHNMLIGNIGDKLLLQTDRNAPNNKIVLVDPAYPGEEHWESFIAEQPESLENVDMGGGCLWAAYLKDAQTLIRQYDYQGRAIRDIKLPAIGAASNFSAGPYDKEIYYLFTNFTTPITVYRLDIASGKSRLYRKPAFKGKAVDYETRQVFVTSKDGTRVPMFIVHKKGIRLDGNNPLFMQGHGGFKRNLIPFFSVARMMFLEHGGIYAQPNLRGGNEYGEAWHKGGMQANKQHVFDDFIAATQFLVKEGYSNPSRIAITGVSTGAIMVAACINQHPELFRVAVPVVGAMDMLRYHKFTIGSTWAEEYGTSDKADQFAYLIKYSPLHNIKDGTQYPATLILTADHDDTVVPAHSFKYAATLQEKQTGDHPILIRIDKDAGHGPGKSTSKMISEAADVWSFVFEQLQINWSR from the coding sequence ATGCGAATAGTAAGTAGCATAATAATAGCTGTTTATCTGTGCACTGCAATAAGCGGTGCACAGGCACAATTGGCGCTGCCGGAAAGAACAGCTTTATCTTATCCGAAAACAGACAAGGTAAATGTCACAGACAACTACTTCGGTATAGAGATCGCTGACCCCTATCGCTGGATGGAAAATGATACCTCCGGCAATCTATCCCGCTGGATATCGGCACAACGTTCGCTGACGAATGATTACCTCAGCAGCTTGCCTTACCGACAGCAAATGAAGGATTACCTGTCAGCTACCTGGAACTATGCCAAAGAAACCCAGCCGGTAAGAGTAGGAGATCATTATTTCTTTACCCGTAACGATGGCATCCAGGATCAGTCCGTCTGGTATTTGAAAAAAGGCATCAACGGAAAGGAAATGCTCCTGCTCGACCCTAATAAATTATCGGGTAATGGAACTGCCGCTGCTACGATGCTGGGCTTTTCAAAAAATGGACGCTACCTCGCATATGCAGTAGCGACAGCAGGTTCCGACTGGAATACGATTCATGTGATGGATATTAATACCCGACAGGTATTGAGCGATCAGCTGCAGTGGGTCAAATTTCCCCGCGCCGCCTGGAGAGGAGAGGGGTTCTACTATAGCCGCTATCCCGCTACCCAGGAAAGCGCAGTAGGCTCCGCTATGAATACACTCAATCAATTGTACTATCATCGCATAGGAACGCCTCAAAGCCAGGATAGCCTCGTGTTCGAAGACCGGAGTAACCCCCAATTAAGTGTAGGCGCTTTGGTGACCGCAGATGAACGGTTCCTCATTATCTCCACCTTGCCAGGCTCATTCCTGGGATTTAAATTGACCACCTCCACCGGTAATGCTTTGCACTATCAGGACCTTTCCATCTCAGGTAGTAGGATCATGCCCCTTGTGAAAGGATATGACCATCATAACATGCTCATAGGCAATATTGGTGACAAATTGCTGTTACAGACAGACCGGAATGCACCTAATAATAAGATAGTGCTGGTAGATCCCGCATATCCGGGAGAAGAACACTGGGAATCATTCATCGCCGAACAGCCGGAGTCACTGGAAAATGTCGATATGGGTGGTGGCTGTCTTTGGGCGGCCTATCTGAAAGATGCCCAGACCTTGATAAGGCAGTATGATTACCAGGGCCGCGCTATCAGGGATATCAAACTACCGGCTATCGGTGCGGCCAGCAACTTCAGCGCCGGCCCATATGATAAAGAGATCTACTATTTGTTTACCAATTTTACCACTCCGATCACAGTTTACCGCTTAGATATTGCCAGCGGTAAGTCCCGCTTGTATCGAAAACCGGCATTTAAAGGTAAGGCAGTTGACTATGAAACCCGGCAGGTATTCGTGACCTCCAAAGATGGCACTCGGGTACCCATGTTCATCGTTCATAAAAAAGGTATCCGCCTGGATGGCAATAATCCCTTGTTCATGCAGGGACATGGAGGATTCAAACGTAATCTCATTCCCTTTTTTAGTGTAGCAAGAATGATGTTCCTGGAACATGGGGGCATATATGCACAACCAAATTTAAGAGGAGGGAACGAATACGGAGAAGCCTGGCATAAAGGAGGCATGCAAGCAAATAAGCAGCATGTATTTGATGATTTTATCGCCGCCACACAGTTCCTGGTCAAAGAAGGATATAGTAATCCATCCAGGATAGCCATTACGGGAGTATCTACCGGTGCTATTATGGTCGCCGCCTGTATCAACCAGCATCCGGAATTATTTCGCGTGGCTGTTCCCGTAGTGGGTGCAATGGACATGCTTCGATATCATAAGTTCACTATTGGTAGCACATGGGCGGAAGAATATGGTACCAGCGACAAAGCAGATCAATTCGCTTATCTTATAAAATATTCACCGCTGCACAATATTAAAGATGGTACACAGTACCCTGCTACCCTAATACTCACGGCAGATCATGACGATACTGTCGTGCCGGCCCATTCATTCAAGTATGCCGCTACATTACAGGAAAAACAAACAGGCGATCATCCAATTCTGATCAGGATAGATAAAGATGCCGGACATGGTCCGGGTAAATCTACATCCAAGATGATCTCAGAAGCAGCAGATGTATGGAGTTTCGTATTCGAGCAGTTGCAGATAAATTGGTCGAGATAG
- a CDS encoding IucA/IucC family protein, with protein METTRNIFEPQAIQHINTATWQKITRLFIRKIIAELAHEGVLQPALESQQDDKGVYTLTAGNGNITYRFTARILRMNHWCVETDSIRKVVNGQLATLEAISFITDLNDQIGIAADALPDYMEEVAGTLYGSAYIHTHNTQSAEQLAVADYQEIERSMTGHPRFITNNGRVGFDMTDYRQYAPEAAVPFSLLWLAGHKSRTEFSTIETLSWQQLLEQELSTEDQHAFKEVLTGKGLDPEEYYFIPVHPWQWYNKLLNVFAPDIAVNRLVCLGYSTDKYLPQQSIRTFFNHSQAEKCYVKTALAILNMGYVRILSPYFMRTTPAINQWVYEVVTKDPYLQKHGFTILREFAAVGYTNQYYETALQIDSPYKKMLASLWRESPVARLQQGQRLMTMAALLHIDTDGKGLLPALIRASSLPAGKWIQEYLYCYLQPLLHCFYQYDMVFMPHGENIVLVLENHVPVSAIMKDIGEEVTLMDTTVQLPELAKRIQVDVPVSFRTKPIFTQLFDGIFRFIAAILVEENLLDEQQFWQLVATAIQNYQEQHPALKDKFAQYDFFTTVIAPDALNRMQILNSRKLRDRANPFDVPSIGEIRNPMAAYPA; from the coding sequence ATGGAAACAACCCGAAATATATTTGAACCGCAGGCGATACAGCATATTAATACCGCTACGTGGCAAAAGATCACCCGCTTGTTCATCAGGAAAATAATTGCCGAACTAGCTCACGAAGGAGTGCTACAGCCAGCCCTCGAATCACAGCAGGACGATAAAGGCGTCTATACACTGACCGCTGGTAATGGCAACATCACCTATCGCTTTACCGCCCGCATACTTCGCATGAATCACTGGTGTGTAGAAACGGATTCTATCAGGAAAGTAGTAAATGGCCAGCTAGCCACACTCGAAGCGATCAGTTTTATTACAGATCTCAATGACCAGATAGGGATCGCCGCCGATGCTTTGCCCGATTACATGGAAGAAGTAGCAGGTACGCTATATGGCAGCGCTTACATACATACACATAATACCCAATCCGCCGAACAGCTGGCCGTTGCAGACTATCAGGAAATCGAACGGTCCATGACAGGACATCCGCGATTCATCACCAACAATGGACGGGTAGGATTTGACATGACAGACTACCGGCAATATGCACCTGAGGCCGCTGTTCCTTTTTCATTGCTATGGCTCGCCGGACATAAAAGCCGTACGGAATTTTCTACCATAGAAACACTCAGCTGGCAACAATTGCTGGAACAAGAGCTCAGCACCGAAGATCAGCATGCTTTTAAAGAAGTACTAACCGGAAAAGGACTGGACCCGGAAGAATATTATTTCATTCCGGTACATCCCTGGCAATGGTACAATAAACTGCTCAACGTCTTTGCGCCTGATATCGCCGTCAACCGGTTGGTATGCCTCGGGTATAGTACAGACAAATACCTTCCGCAACAGTCTATCCGCACGTTCTTTAATCATAGCCAGGCCGAAAAGTGTTATGTGAAAACAGCCTTGGCCATCCTGAACATGGGATACGTTCGGATACTCTCTCCTTATTTCATGCGTACAACACCGGCTATCAACCAGTGGGTATACGAGGTAGTAACAAAAGACCCTTATCTGCAGAAACATGGATTTACCATATTGCGGGAATTCGCCGCAGTAGGCTATACCAACCAATATTATGAAACCGCATTACAGATAGATAGTCCGTATAAAAAAATGCTGGCTTCCCTCTGGAGAGAAAGCCCGGTCGCCCGCCTGCAGCAAGGCCAGCGCCTTATGACGATGGCTGCATTACTGCATATTGATACGGACGGCAAAGGCTTGCTACCGGCCTTGATCCGCGCTTCAAGTCTACCCGCCGGTAAATGGATACAAGAATATCTCTACTGCTATCTGCAACCACTCTTACATTGCTTCTATCAATATGATATGGTATTCATGCCACATGGAGAGAATATCGTACTGGTACTGGAAAACCACGTGCCGGTAAGTGCCATCATGAAAGATATTGGTGAAGAAGTAACGTTGATGGATACGACGGTACAACTACCTGAGTTGGCAAAACGTATTCAGGTCGATGTGCCGGTATCATTCCGTACAAAACCGATATTCACCCAGCTGTTTGATGGTATATTCCGTTTTATAGCGGCCATCCTGGTAGAAGAAAATTTACTGGATGAACAGCAGTTCTGGCAGCTGGTAGCAACTGCAATACAGAATTATCAGGAGCAACATCCCGCCCTGAAGGACAAATTCGCGCAATACGACTTCTTCACAACAGTCATTGCCCCGGATGCATTGAACAGAATGCAGATACTGAATAGCCGTAAACTGAGAGATAGAGCTAACCCTTTTGACGTTCCGTCTATTGGCGAGATTAGAAACCCCATGGCAGCATACCCTGCATAA
- a CDS encoding IucA/IucC family protein — translation MKPPINVTPAQSVAHLYPEVWSRVNRLHIRKILCEFAHELIIHPQLQYTSDGWEYYILRADQPDVTYHFRAKILSLDHWYIDTNSIAKYVGEESAPLESLSFIIEFRETMGLSDTVIPVYLEEINSTLCGSAYMHVYNKISAADLAVSDYQVIEQAMMAGHPCFVANNGRIGFDAGEYRQYAPEAADAFALIWLAAHVSRSGYAGVTDLDYNTLITDELGPEVLAAFKQTLTDKGLHPDDYFFIPVHPWQWFNKLAIIFAADIAENQLVYLGYGKDKYLPQQSIRTFYNVTSPHRRYTKTSLSILNMGFMRGLHASFVVTSPPISEWVNGVVEADDYLREKGFVLLQEVAAVGYTNPHYAAIIKDDNSSYNGMLSALWRESPVGKLRPGQRLMTMAALLHVDSFGNALLPALIQASGLTISAWIERYLDCYLSPLLHCYYYHDMRFMPHGENLILILENHMPAGAIMKDIGEEIAVLNEEIPMPDNVKQIYMKVAPELRILSIFTQAFDCFFRFLSHILVEHADFPEEMFWQLVATCIKNYQQSHPQLQDKFDRIDLFAAEITKTCLNRLQIRNNRKMVDLMYNPFKSQQFAGTLKNPMAAYKPQQTPAATLVEEV, via the coding sequence CTCCTATAAACGTTACCCCGGCACAATCTGTCGCACACCTGTATCCTGAAGTATGGAGCAGGGTGAACCGGTTACATATCCGTAAGATACTGTGTGAATTTGCACATGAACTGATCATACATCCCCAGTTACAATATACTTCCGACGGATGGGAGTATTACATCCTGCGGGCAGATCAGCCTGATGTTACCTATCACTTCCGTGCAAAAATACTTAGTTTGGATCATTGGTACATAGATACAAACTCTATTGCAAAATATGTCGGAGAAGAAAGTGCGCCCCTGGAATCGCTTAGCTTTATTATTGAATTCCGCGAAACGATGGGCCTTAGTGATACCGTGATCCCGGTATACCTGGAAGAGATCAATAGTACACTCTGTGGCAGCGCGTATATGCATGTCTACAACAAAATAAGTGCGGCTGATCTGGCCGTAAGCGACTACCAGGTAATAGAACAGGCAATGATGGCCGGACATCCGTGCTTCGTTGCCAATAACGGACGTATCGGATTCGATGCCGGCGAATACCGGCAGTATGCACCCGAAGCAGCAGATGCATTTGCATTGATCTGGTTAGCCGCTCATGTCAGCCGCTCCGGTTACGCTGGCGTGACAGACCTCGATTATAATACACTCATCACCGACGAACTGGGGCCAGAAGTACTGGCTGCATTCAAACAGACATTAACAGATAAAGGTCTGCATCCCGATGACTACTTCTTTATACCCGTACATCCCTGGCAGTGGTTTAATAAACTGGCAATTATATTCGCCGCCGATATCGCTGAAAACCAGTTGGTATACCTGGGATATGGCAAGGACAAATATCTTCCGCAGCAATCCATTCGTACTTTCTACAATGTGACTTCCCCGCATCGACGCTATACGAAGACCTCCTTGTCTATACTCAACATGGGATTCATGAGAGGGCTGCATGCCAGCTTTGTAGTCACCTCACCTCCGATCAGCGAATGGGTCAATGGCGTAGTAGAGGCAGACGACTACCTCCGGGAAAAAGGTTTCGTACTGTTGCAGGAAGTAGCCGCCGTAGGATATACCAATCCACATTACGCCGCTATTATCAAAGATGACAACTCCTCCTACAACGGGATGCTGTCTGCTTTGTGGCGCGAAAGTCCGGTAGGCAAACTACGCCCAGGACAACGCCTCATGACAATGGCAGCGCTGTTACATGTTGATAGCTTTGGGAATGCATTGTTACCTGCTTTGATACAGGCTTCCGGCCTGACAATCTCTGCATGGATAGAGCGTTACCTGGATTGTTACCTCAGCCCCCTCCTGCATTGCTACTACTATCACGATATGCGCTTCATGCCACATGGCGAAAACCTGATCCTCATACTCGAAAATCATATGCCCGCAGGCGCAATTATGAAAGATATAGGAGAAGAGATCGCTGTACTGAATGAGGAAATACCAATGCCGGATAACGTGAAACAGATATACATGAAAGTGGCCCCCGAACTACGCATACTTTCCATATTCACCCAGGCTTTCGATTGCTTCTTCCGCTTCCTCTCTCATATATTGGTAGAACATGCCGACTTCCCGGAAGAAATGTTTTGGCAATTGGTCGCAACATGTATAAAGAACTATCAGCAAAGCCATCCGCAATTACAGGACAAATTTGACAGAATAGACCTGTTTGCAGCAGAGATCACAAAGACCTGCCTGAATCGCTTACAAATACGTAATAACCGGAAAATGGTAGATCTGATGTATAACCCCTTCAAAAGCCAGCAGTTCGCAGGTACATTGAAGAATCCAATGGCGGCCTACAAACCGCAACAAACACCGGCAGCAACATTAGTAGAAGAGGTGTAA